From one bacterium genomic stretch:
- a CDS encoding MerR family transcriptional regulator, which produces MEGKLIGEVAKESGVRPGTLRYYEALRLLPVPRRSGGGYRLYDGQSRQQIAFIANAKSLGLTLREIRQIIIARSDGRLPCDSVRTMLSDHVRNIDQQIVRLQALKFELQTVLRAYRARPNGRAVTRHAICPLIETVPGGRRTRTSGGGAR; this is translated from the coding sequence ATGGAAGGGAAGCTGATCGGTGAGGTCGCCAAAGAGTCGGGCGTACGTCCGGGGACATTGCGGTACTATGAGGCCCTGCGCCTCCTGCCGGTTCCGCGACGGTCGGGAGGTGGATACCGGCTCTATGACGGGCAGTCCCGGCAGCAGATCGCCTTTATTGCCAATGCGAAAAGCCTGGGCCTGACGCTGAGAGAGATCCGGCAGATCATCATCGCCCGAAGCGATGGCCGGCTTCCGTGCGACTCCGTGCGCACCATGCTCTCGGACCATGTCAGAAATATCGATCAGCAAATCGTCAGACTCCAGGCGCTGAAATTCGAGCTCCAGACCGTCTTACGCGCATATCGCGCGCGTCCGAATGGCCGCGCGGTCACGCGGCACGCCATCTGCCCTTTGATCGAGACCGTGCCGGGCGGCCGTCGCACACGTACAAGTGGAGGTGGAGCACGATGA